A window from Mycobacterium saskatchewanense encodes these proteins:
- a CDS encoding adenylate/guanylate cyclase domain-containing protein, translating to MSAKTSVAQRIGRVLETVTRQSGRLPATPAYGSLLLGRVSESQQRRRIRIQLILTVLVLGANLIGIGVALLIVTVAIPAPSVFDDAPLWITFGAAPAYIALALAVGTYWITRRTVLSLRWAIEERQPDRDDERNVFLAPWRLAVVDLILWGTGTVVLTTLYGLVNTMFIPRFLVAVTFCGVLVATGSYLLAEFALRPVAAQALEAGPPPRRLASGIMGRTMLVWFLGSGVPVIGIGLLATFVILMRNLTETQFAVGVLIVSFATLIFGCLLMWILAWLTATPVRVVRAALQRVEQGDLRGDLVVFDGTELGELQRGFNAMVNGLRERERLRDLFGRHVGREVALAAERERPKLGGEERHVAVVFIDIIGSTKLVTSRPAAEIVQLLNRFFGIIVEEVDRHCGLINKFEGDATLAIFGAPNHLDSPEDRALAAARCIADRLRREIDECRAGIGVAAGQVVAGNVGARERFEYTVIGEPVNEAARLCELAKGEPTLLLATATTVQGAGESERARWTLGDTVTLRGHDQPTRLALPLGEAECQ from the coding sequence ATGTCGGCTAAGACGTCCGTGGCACAGCGCATCGGCCGGGTGCTGGAGACGGTGACCCGTCAGAGCGGCCGGCTGCCGGCGACCCCCGCGTATGGCTCGTTGCTGCTCGGCCGGGTCTCCGAAAGCCAACAGCGCCGACGGATACGCATTCAGCTCATCCTGACCGTCCTGGTGCTCGGGGCGAACCTGATCGGCATCGGCGTCGCGCTGCTGATAGTGACGGTGGCCATTCCGGCTCCGAGCGTGTTCGACGACGCACCACTGTGGATCACGTTCGGGGCCGCGCCCGCCTATATCGCGCTCGCGCTTGCGGTGGGTACGTACTGGATCACCCGCCGAACCGTGCTCTCGCTGCGCTGGGCGATCGAGGAACGCCAGCCCGACCGCGACGACGAGCGCAATGTCTTCTTGGCCCCGTGGCGACTCGCCGTCGTCGACCTCATCCTGTGGGGTACCGGCACGGTGGTGCTGACCACCCTGTACGGCCTCGTCAACACGATGTTCATCCCCCGATTCCTGGTCGCGGTGACGTTCTGCGGCGTCCTGGTCGCCACAGGCAGCTATCTGCTCGCCGAGTTCGCGCTGCGCCCGGTCGCGGCGCAGGCGCTGGAGGCGGGACCCCCGCCGCGGCGGTTGGCGTCCGGCATCATGGGCCGCACCATGCTGGTCTGGTTCCTCGGTTCGGGCGTGCCCGTCATCGGCATCGGCCTGCTGGCGACCTTTGTGATCCTCATGCGGAACCTGACCGAGACCCAGTTCGCGGTCGGCGTGCTGATCGTGTCATTCGCCACCTTGATCTTCGGCTGCCTCCTCATGTGGATCCTCGCCTGGCTCACCGCCACACCGGTGCGGGTGGTGCGCGCGGCGCTCCAGCGCGTCGAACAGGGCGACTTGCGCGGAGACCTGGTGGTTTTCGACGGCACCGAGCTGGGCGAGCTGCAACGTGGCTTCAACGCGATGGTCAATGGACTGCGCGAGCGCGAACGCCTGCGGGATCTCTTCGGCCGCCACGTCGGACGCGAGGTCGCCCTGGCCGCCGAACGGGAGCGGCCGAAACTGGGCGGCGAAGAACGGCACGTCGCCGTGGTGTTCATCGACATCATCGGCTCCACCAAGCTGGTGACCAGCCGGCCTGCGGCCGAAATCGTGCAGCTGCTCAACCGGTTCTTCGGCATCATCGTGGAAGAGGTGGACCGCCACTGCGGTCTGATCAACAAGTTCGAGGGTGACGCGACGCTGGCCATCTTCGGCGCTCCGAATCACCTCGACAGCCCGGAGGATCGGGCGCTGGCCGCCGCCCGCTGCATCGCCGATCGGCTGCGCAGGGAAATCGACGAGTGCCGGGCCGGCATCGGGGTGGCGGCGGGTCAGGTGGTCGCCGGCAACGTCGGCGCCCGAGAGCGGTTCGAGTACACCGTGATCGGCGAGCCGGTCAACGAGGCGGCCCGGCTCTGCGAGCTGGCCAAGGGGGAGCCGACCCTCCTGTTGGCGACCGCGACCACCGTACAGGGGGCGGGTGAAAGTGAGCGCGCGCGTTGGACTTTGGGCGACACCGTGACTCTCCGGGGCCACGACCAACCCACCCGCCTGGCCCTCCCGCTGGGAGAAGCCGAGTGTCAGTGA
- a CDS encoding tetratricopeptide repeat protein, with protein sequence MTRPRPPIGPAMAGAVDLSALKQRAQQAAPAGGAQGQPSPPPGTTEITEANFEAEVLVRSDEVPVVVLLWSPRSEACVQLVDMLSALAAEDKGTWSLATVNVDVAPRVAQIFGIEAVPTVVALAAGQPLSSFQGMQPPDQLRRWVDSLISATAGKLRGPSGSSEEQAVDPELEMARQQLETGDFDAARASYQSILDANPASAEAKGAIRQIDFLSRATAQHPDAVAVADAAPGDIDAAFAAADVQILNQDVAGAFQRLIALVRSTSGDERTKVRTRLIELFELFDPADPEVVAGRRNLANALY encoded by the coding sequence GTGACGCGTCCGCGACCCCCAATCGGGCCCGCAATGGCCGGTGCGGTCGACCTGTCCGCTCTCAAGCAGCGAGCCCAGCAGGCGGCGCCGGCGGGCGGAGCTCAAGGCCAGCCATCGCCCCCTCCCGGTACCACGGAGATCACCGAGGCCAATTTCGAGGCCGAAGTCCTCGTGCGGTCGGACGAGGTGCCGGTCGTTGTCCTGCTGTGGTCCCCGCGCAGCGAGGCGTGCGTTCAGTTGGTCGACATGCTGTCCGCCCTGGCCGCGGAGGACAAAGGCACGTGGTCGCTGGCGACGGTCAACGTCGACGTGGCCCCGCGGGTGGCGCAGATCTTCGGCATCGAGGCGGTCCCCACCGTGGTGGCGCTGGCCGCCGGCCAACCGCTATCGAGCTTCCAGGGGATGCAACCGCCCGACCAGTTGCGCCGCTGGGTGGACTCGCTGATTTCCGCAACGGCCGGAAAGCTCAGGGGCCCAAGCGGATCCAGCGAGGAGCAGGCGGTCGACCCCGAGCTGGAAATGGCTCGTCAGCAACTCGAAACGGGCGACTTCGACGCCGCGAGGGCGTCGTATCAGTCGATCCTCGACGCCAATCCGGCCAGCGCCGAGGCCAAGGGCGCGATCCGCCAGATCGACTTCCTTTCGCGCGCCACCGCACAACACCCCGACGCCGTCGCCGTTGCCGACGCCGCGCCAGGTGACATCGACGCCGCATTCGCCGCCGCCGACGTCCAGATCCTCAACCAGGACGTGGCCGGCGCGTTCCAGCGCCTGATCGCCTTGGTGCGCAGCACATCCGGCGACGAGCGCACAAAGGTGCGCACCCGGCTGATCGAGCTGTTCGAACTCTTCGACCCCGCCGATCCTGAGGTGGTCGCCGGCCGGCGCAATCTGGCAAACGCGCTGTACTGA
- a CDS encoding alpha-1,4-glucan--maltose-1-phosphate maltosyltransferase: MPGRVEIDNVQPVVSCGAYPAKAVVGEVIPVSAAVWREGHDAVAATLVVRYLGPRYPQVGETRRIKAVQAPEKPLETRATETAEQPRIKPLLFPMTEGLEPYVFHGQFTPDRVGLWTFRVDGWGDPIETWRHGLVAKLDAGQGESELSNDLLVGAALLERAATGVPRALRGPLLEAATALRRPGDPVSRTALALSGQIEELLATYPLRDLVTRGEQYGVWVDRPLARFGSWYEMFPRSTGGWDADGNPVHGTFTTAIEQLPRIAGMGFDVVYLPPIHPIGKIHRKGRNNSPTAAPGDVGSPWAIGSDEGGHDAVHPALGTIEDFDRFVAAARDLGMEVALDLALQCAPDHPWAREHRNWFTELPDGTIAYAENPPKKYQDIYPLNFDNDPAGLYDEVLRVVRHWMDHGVKFFRVDNPHTKPPNFWAWLIGQLKAADPDVLFLSEAFTPPARQYGLAKLGFTQSYSYFTWRTAKQELTEFGEAIAAAADFRRPNLFVNTPDILHAILQHNGPGMFAIRAVLAATMGPAWGVYSGYELFEHRALREGSEEYLDSEKYELRPRDFAGALAEGRSLEPFIARLNAIRRLHPALQQLRTIHFHSVDNDAMLAYSKFDPETGDCVLVVVTLNAFGPEEATLFLDMAALGMEPYERFWVRDEITGQEFQWGQNNYVRLDPAQTVAHIINMPLVPHESRMKLLRRPPKGPEGL, translated from the coding sequence GTGCCCGGTCGTGTCGAAATCGATAACGTCCAGCCCGTCGTTTCCTGCGGCGCGTACCCGGCCAAGGCTGTGGTCGGTGAGGTCATCCCGGTCAGCGCTGCGGTGTGGCGCGAGGGCCACGATGCCGTCGCGGCGACACTGGTCGTCCGCTATCTGGGCCCGCGTTATCCACAGGTCGGCGAAACCCGTCGGATCAAGGCGGTGCAGGCGCCGGAAAAGCCGCTCGAGACTCGGGCCACCGAGACCGCGGAGCAGCCGCGCATCAAGCCGCTGCTGTTTCCCATGACCGAGGGACTCGAGCCCTACGTCTTCCACGGCCAGTTCACCCCCGACCGGGTGGGGCTGTGGACGTTCCGGGTCGACGGATGGGGTGACCCGATCGAAACCTGGCGGCACGGCCTGGTCGCCAAGCTCGACGCAGGCCAGGGCGAATCCGAGTTGTCCAACGATCTGCTGGTCGGGGCCGCGCTGCTCGAACGCGCCGCGACCGGTGTGCCGCGCGCGCTGCGCGGGCCCCTGCTGGAGGCGGCTACGGCGCTGCGGAGACCCGGGGATCCGGTGAGCCGCACCGCGCTGGCCCTGTCCGGGCAGATCGAGGAGCTTCTGGCCACCTACCCGTTGCGCGACCTGGTCACCCGCGGCGAACAGTACGGGGTCTGGGTGGACCGACCGCTGGCCCGCTTCGGCTCGTGGTACGAGATGTTTCCGCGGTCCACCGGCGGCTGGGACGCCGACGGCAACCCGGTGCACGGCACCTTCACCACCGCGATAGAGCAGCTTCCGCGCATCGCGGGGATGGGGTTCGACGTCGTCTACCTGCCGCCAATCCATCCGATCGGCAAGATACATCGCAAGGGCCGCAACAACTCTCCCACCGCCGCACCCGGGGACGTCGGTTCGCCATGGGCGATCGGCAGCGACGAGGGTGGCCACGACGCCGTCCACCCCGCCCTGGGCACCATCGAGGACTTCGACCGCTTCGTCGCCGCGGCACGCGACCTGGGCATGGAGGTGGCGCTAGACCTGGCACTGCAGTGCGCGCCAGATCACCCGTGGGCGCGCGAACATCGCAATTGGTTCACCGAATTGCCCGACGGCACCATCGCTTACGCGGAGAACCCGCCGAAGAAGTATCAGGACATCTATCCCCTGAACTTCGACAATGACCCCGCCGGGCTCTATGACGAGGTGCTCCGGGTGGTTCGGCACTGGATGGACCACGGCGTCAAGTTCTTTCGGGTGGACAACCCGCACACCAAACCGCCGAACTTCTGGGCGTGGCTGATCGGTCAGCTCAAGGCCGCCGACCCCGACGTGCTCTTCCTCTCCGAGGCATTCACCCCGCCCGCGCGCCAGTACGGCCTGGCCAAGCTGGGATTTACGCAGTCCTACAGCTATTTCACCTGGCGCACGGCCAAGCAGGAGCTCACCGAATTCGGCGAGGCCATCGCCGCCGCGGCGGACTTCCGGCGCCCGAACCTGTTCGTCAACACCCCCGACATCCTGCACGCGATACTGCAGCACAACGGCCCGGGCATGTTCGCGATCCGTGCGGTCCTCGCGGCGACGATGGGCCCGGCGTGGGGCGTGTACTCGGGTTACGAGCTGTTCGAACACCGGGCCCTTCGGGAGGGCAGCGAAGAGTACCTGGACTCAGAGAAGTACGAACTGCGGCCCCGCGATTTCGCGGGCGCGCTGGCCGAGGGACGTTCGCTGGAGCCGTTCATCGCGCGGCTCAACGCGATCCGCCGCCTGCATCCCGCGCTGCAGCAGTTGCGCACGATTCATTTCCACAGCGTGGACAACGACGCAATGCTGGCCTACAGCAAGTTCGACCCGGAAACCGGTGACTGCGTCCTCGTGGTCGTGACGCTGAACGCGTTCGGGCCCGAAGAAGCGACGCTGTTTTTGGATATGGCGGCTTTGGGTATGGAACCCTATGAGCGCTTCTGGGTCCGTGACGAGATCACCGGCCAAGAATTCCAATGGGGCCAGAACAATTACGTCCGGCTCGATCCGGCTCAGACGGTCGCCCACATCATCAATATGCCGCTGGTGCCCCACGAATCGCGCATGAAGCTGCTCCGCAGGCCACCAAAGGGACCGGAGGGATTGTGA
- a CDS encoding MBL fold metallo-hydrolase, which produces MNDRVNAQRRTCAISVLGGPTTVIDIAGRRLVMDPTFDPPGEHAYLTKLSGPAVSAEALGAVDAVLISHDQHPDNLDDDGRRMALAAPLVLTNPGAADRLGPPSVGLAAWQSYDLPGGSGSLAVQAVPAVHGPADGQRDASGHVNCEVTGFVLSGPGLPTVYISGDNASMRVVKDVADRIGTIDVAVLFAGAARVPAKERGRPLTLTAARAAAAAEILGAKAVIPAHVDGWAHFSESADEFAATYDAVGISDVLRTAAHGEWIDL; this is translated from the coding sequence ATGAATGACCGAGTCAATGCGCAGCGACGTACCTGTGCGATCAGTGTGCTGGGCGGTCCGACGACCGTCATCGACATCGCGGGCCGCCGGCTCGTGATGGACCCGACCTTCGATCCGCCCGGTGAGCATGCCTACCTGACCAAGCTCTCCGGGCCCGCGGTGAGCGCCGAGGCGCTGGGGGCAGTGGACGCGGTGTTGATCAGCCACGACCAGCATCCCGACAACCTGGACGACGACGGCCGCCGCATGGCGCTGGCCGCGCCGCTGGTGCTCACCAACCCCGGCGCGGCGGACCGGTTGGGGCCACCTTCGGTGGGGCTCGCGGCGTGGCAGTCGTATGATCTGCCCGGCGGGTCGGGATCACTTGCGGTGCAGGCTGTCCCGGCGGTCCACGGCCCCGCGGACGGGCAACGCGATGCGAGCGGCCACGTCAACTGCGAGGTGACGGGGTTCGTGCTATCCGGGCCCGGCCTGCCCACGGTGTACATCAGCGGCGACAACGCCTCGATGCGCGTCGTCAAGGACGTCGCCGACCGAATCGGCACGATCGACGTCGCGGTGTTGTTCGCGGGGGCCGCGAGGGTGCCGGCCAAGGAGCGAGGCCGACCCCTGACGCTGACAGCGGCGCGTGCCGCCGCCGCCGCCGAGATACTCGGCGCCAAGGCCGTGATTCCCGCCCACGTCGACGGCTGGGCCCACTTCAGCGAGAGCGCAGACGAATTCGCGGCGACCTACGACGCCGTCGGCATCAGCGATGTGCTACGAACCGCCGCCCACGGCGAGTGGATCGACCTCTAG
- a CDS encoding carboxymuconolactone decarboxylase family protein, with the protein MAAASSQTQNWPVTTKTRLPLLPPECLNADQKDLYDDMAEVIEANFGELVARRDDGALIGPFNGWLHFPHFGAPAWAFNRSLWEHAVLPSAIHQLIILVTAAKFGARYEIYGHEYFAKRAGLAERKIATIVAGQRPSDLSHDEGVAYDMAAALNRGAPLPETTYQAALRTFGADGLAEIVFLVGCFSMVAVTLNAFDASVPGREEQLN; encoded by the coding sequence GTGGCAGCCGCATCCAGCCAGACGCAGAATTGGCCTGTGACAACGAAGACGCGCCTACCGTTGCTGCCGCCCGAATGCTTGAACGCGGACCAGAAAGACCTGTACGACGATATGGCGGAAGTGATCGAGGCCAATTTCGGGGAGCTCGTCGCCCGGCGCGACGACGGTGCGCTGATCGGTCCCTTCAACGGGTGGTTGCACTTCCCGCACTTCGGCGCCCCCGCATGGGCCTTCAACCGGTCACTATGGGAACACGCTGTATTGCCCTCCGCCATACACCAACTCATAATCCTAGTGACCGCCGCCAAGTTCGGGGCGCGCTACGAGATCTACGGTCACGAGTACTTCGCGAAGCGGGCGGGGCTTGCCGAGCGCAAAATCGCGACCATTGTCGCCGGCCAACGCCCCAGCGACCTCAGCCACGACGAGGGTGTCGCCTACGACATGGCGGCGGCGCTCAATCGCGGCGCGCCGCTGCCCGAGACCACTTACCAGGCGGCGCTGAGGACGTTCGGCGCAGACGGACTTGCCGAAATCGTCTTTCTGGTCGGCTGCTTCTCGATGGTCGCCGTCACGCTCAACGCGTTCGATGCCTCGGTGCCCGGACGCGAGGAGCAGCTCAATTAG
- the nucS gene encoding endonuclease NucS codes for MRLVIAQCTVDYVGRLTAHLPSARRLLLFKADGSVSVHADDRAYKPLNWMSPPCWLSEDPSREAPVWVVENKAGEQLRITVEEIEHDSSHDLGVDPGLVKDGVEAHLQALLAEHVQLLGEGYTLIRREYMTAIGPVDLLCRDERGGCVAVEVKRRGEIDGVEQLTRYLELLNRDTVLAPVRGVFAAQQIKPQARTLAVDRGIRCITLDYDQMRGMDSDEYRLF; via the coding sequence GTGCGTCTAGTGATTGCCCAGTGCACCGTCGATTACGTCGGCCGACTCACCGCGCACCTGCCGTCGGCGCGCAGGCTACTGCTGTTCAAGGCCGATGGTTCGGTCAGCGTGCACGCCGACGACCGTGCCTACAAGCCGCTGAACTGGATGAGCCCGCCGTGCTGGCTGAGCGAAGACCCCAGTCGTGAGGCGCCTGTCTGGGTGGTGGAGAACAAAGCGGGTGAGCAGTTGCGAATCACCGTCGAGGAGATCGAGCACGACTCCAGCCACGACCTCGGGGTGGACCCCGGCCTGGTCAAGGACGGCGTCGAGGCGCACCTGCAGGCGTTGCTCGCCGAGCACGTCCAATTGCTGGGTGAGGGATACACGCTGATCCGCCGCGAGTACATGACCGCCATCGGCCCGGTCGACCTCTTGTGCCGTGACGAACGCGGTGGTTGTGTCGCGGTCGAGGTCAAGCGCCGGGGCGAGATCGACGGCGTGGAGCAGCTCACCCGATATCTGGAGTTGCTCAACCGGGACACCGTCCTCGCGCCGGTGCGCGGAGTGTTCGCCGCTCAGCAGATCAAACCCCAGGCGCGTACGCTTGCGGTCGACCGCGGAATCCGTTGCATCACTTTGGATTACGATCAGATGCGAGGAATGGACAGCGACGAGTACCGGCTGTTCTGA
- a CDS encoding acetyl-CoA C-acetyltransferase, translating into MTTSVIVAGARTPIGKLMGSLKDFSASDLGAIAISGALRKANLPASAVDYVIMGQVLTAGAGQMPARQSAVGAGIGWDVPALTINKMCLSGIDAIALADQLIRAGEFDVVVAGGQESMTRAPHLLMDSRAGYKYGDVTVLDHMAYDGLHDVFTDQPMGALTEQRNDVDKFTREEQDAYAARSHQRAAAAWKDGVFTDEVVPVDVPQRKGEPLQFAEDEGIRADTTVESLGGLKPAFRRDGTITAGSASQISDGAAAVVVMKKEKAQQLGLSWLAEVGAHGVVAGPDSTLQSQPANAIKKAIGREGISVDQLGVIEINEAFAAVALASTRELGVDPDLVNANGGAIAVGHPIGMSGARIALHAALELKRRGSGYAVAALCGAGGQGDALILRAG; encoded by the coding sequence ATGACCACGTCGGTGATCGTTGCTGGAGCACGGACACCCATCGGCAAATTGATGGGCTCGCTGAAGGATTTCTCGGCGAGTGATCTCGGCGCGATCGCGATCTCCGGCGCGCTGCGGAAGGCCAATCTGCCCGCATCTGCGGTCGACTACGTGATCATGGGTCAGGTCCTGACGGCCGGGGCCGGCCAGATGCCGGCGCGGCAGTCCGCGGTGGGGGCCGGTATCGGCTGGGACGTTCCGGCGCTGACCATCAACAAGATGTGCCTGTCCGGGATCGACGCGATCGCTCTTGCCGACCAGCTCATTCGCGCCGGGGAGTTCGACGTCGTGGTGGCCGGCGGCCAGGAATCGATGACCAGGGCGCCGCATTTGCTGATGGACAGCCGCGCGGGCTACAAGTACGGCGACGTCACCGTGCTGGACCACATGGCCTACGACGGCCTGCATGACGTGTTCACCGACCAGCCGATGGGCGCGCTCACCGAGCAGCGCAACGACGTCGACAAGTTCACCCGCGAGGAGCAGGACGCGTACGCCGCCCGGTCCCACCAGCGGGCCGCCGCGGCGTGGAAGGACGGCGTCTTCACCGACGAGGTGGTACCGGTCGACGTCCCGCAGCGCAAGGGTGAGCCGCTGCAGTTCGCCGAGGACGAGGGAATCCGCGCCGACACCACGGTCGAGTCGCTGGGCGGCCTGAAGCCAGCATTCCGCCGCGACGGCACCATCACCGCGGGGTCGGCCTCCCAGATCTCCGACGGCGCGGCTGCGGTCGTGGTGATGAAGAAGGAAAAGGCGCAGCAGCTGGGGCTTTCCTGGCTGGCCGAGGTCGGCGCCCACGGCGTGGTGGCCGGCCCGGATTCGACCCTGCAGTCGCAGCCCGCCAACGCGATCAAGAAGGCGATCGGCCGCGAGGGCATCTCCGTCGACCAGCTGGGCGTGATCGAGATCAACGAGGCGTTCGCGGCGGTCGCGCTCGCCTCGACACGCGAACTGGGTGTCGACCCGGACCTGGTGAACGCCAACGGCGGCGCCATCGCCGTGGGGCACCCGATTGGCATGTCCGGGGCCAGGATCGCCCTGCACGCGGCGTTGGAGCTCAAGCGCCGGGGCTCCGGCTACGCCGTTGCGGCCCTCTGCGGGGCGGGTGGGCAGGGCGACGCCCTGATCCTGCGGGCCGGCTAG
- the mce gene encoding methylmalonyl-CoA epimerase codes for MMTTDQVDARQVLATALVTAIDHVGIAVADLDAAIAWYHDHLGMILVHEEVNDDQGIREAMLAVRGAPSGTAQIQLMAPIDDSSTIAKFLDKRGPGIQQMAVRTSDLDGLSERLRSQGVRLVYDAPRRGTANSRINFIHPKDGGGVLIELVEPAA; via the coding sequence GTGATGACGACCGATCAAGTTGACGCCCGTCAGGTCCTGGCCACCGCGCTGGTGACGGCGATCGATCACGTCGGCATCGCAGTCGCCGACCTGGACGCGGCAATCGCCTGGTATCACGACCACCTCGGCATGATTCTGGTGCACGAGGAAGTCAACGACGACCAGGGGATCCGGGAAGCCATGCTAGCGGTGCGGGGCGCGCCGAGCGGCACCGCGCAGATCCAGCTGATGGCACCCATCGACGACTCGTCGACCATTGCCAAGTTCCTCGACAAGCGCGGCCCGGGCATCCAGCAGATGGCCGTGCGGACCAGCGACCTCGACGGTCTCAGCGAGCGCCTGCGGTCCCAGGGGGTGCGCCTGGTGTACGACGCGCCCCGGCGCGGCACGGCGAACTCGCGAATCAACTTCATCCACCCCAAGGATGGCGGCGGGGTCCTCATCGAGCTGGTCGAACCGGCCGCTTAG
- the glgB gene encoding 1,4-alpha-glucan branching protein GlgB, giving the protein MSQADQLAGTHLAPDADDLSRLLAGTHFNPHGVLGAHEYGDHTVIRAYRPHATEVVALVGEERFPLQHIDSGLFAVELPFANLIDYRLQVTYDGAEPYVVADAYRFLPTLGEVDLFLFGEGRHERLWEVLGAHPRSFTTPDGVVDGVSFAVWAPNAKGVTLIGEFNGWTGNEAPMRSLGSSGVWELFWPGFPIGGLYKFRVHGADGIVTERADPMAFATEIPPHTASRVTRSEYTWNDADWLTQRVQRNPVFEPMSTYEVHLGSWRPGLSYLQLARELTDYVVEQGFTHIELLPVSEHPFAGSWGYQVTSYYAPTSRFGTPDEFRALVDALHQAGIGVIVDWVPAHFPKDAWALGRFDGTALYEHSDPKRGEQLDWGTYVFDFGRAEVRNFLVANALYWLEEYHVDGLRVDAVASMLYLDYSRPAGGWTPNVYGGRENLEAVQFLQEMNATAHKTAPGIVTIAEESTSWPGVTRPTSLGGLGFSMKWNMGWMHDTLDYLSRDPIHRSYHHGEMTFSMLYAFSENYVLPISHDEVVHGKGTLWGRMPGNNHTKAAGLRSLLAYQWAHPGKQLLFMGQEFGQRAEWSEQSGLDWWQLDEQGFSNGILRLVRDINAIYRGHPALWSQDTIPDGYSWIDANDSANNVLSFLRYGSDGSVMACVFNFSGSEHSGYRLGLPYAGRWREVLNTDATDYNGAGIGNMGGVDATEDPWHGRPASAVLVLPPTSALWLKPE; this is encoded by the coding sequence ATGAGCCAAGCCGACCAACTCGCCGGCACGCACCTGGCACCGGACGCCGACGACCTGTCGCGCCTGCTTGCCGGCACGCACTTCAACCCGCATGGCGTCCTGGGCGCGCACGAGTACGGCGACCACACCGTCATCCGGGCGTACCGCCCCCATGCGACGGAGGTCGTCGCCCTCGTCGGCGAGGAGCGTTTTCCGCTGCAGCACATCGACTCGGGTCTGTTCGCCGTCGAATTGCCGTTCGCCAACTTGATCGACTACCGGTTGCAGGTCACATACGACGGCGCCGAGCCCTACGTCGTCGCCGACGCGTACCGTTTCCTTCCCACGCTGGGCGAGGTCGACCTGTTCCTGTTCGGGGAGGGCCGACACGAGCGGCTGTGGGAAGTGCTTGGCGCGCACCCGCGCTCGTTCACGACCCCGGACGGCGTGGTCGACGGCGTGTCGTTCGCCGTGTGGGCGCCCAACGCGAAGGGCGTCACGCTGATCGGTGAGTTCAACGGCTGGACCGGCAACGAGGCCCCCATGCGATCGCTGGGATCGTCGGGGGTGTGGGAGCTGTTCTGGCCCGGCTTCCCGATCGGAGGGCTCTACAAGTTCCGCGTGCATGGCGCCGACGGCATCGTGACCGAACGGGCCGACCCGATGGCCTTCGCCACCGAGATCCCACCGCACACCGCGTCGCGCGTGACGCGCAGCGAGTACACCTGGAACGACGCCGACTGGCTGACCCAGCGCGTGCAGCGCAACCCCGTCTTCGAACCGATGAGCACCTACGAGGTCCACCTGGGCTCGTGGCGACCCGGCCTCAGTTACCTGCAACTTGCCCGCGAGCTCACGGATTACGTTGTCGAACAAGGCTTTACCCATATCGAGTTGCTGCCGGTGTCCGAGCACCCGTTTGCCGGATCGTGGGGCTACCAGGTCACGTCATACTACGCGCCGACGTCACGCTTCGGCACGCCCGACGAATTCCGCGCGCTGGTCGACGCCCTGCATCAGGCCGGCATCGGCGTCATCGTGGACTGGGTGCCGGCGCACTTTCCGAAGGACGCGTGGGCGTTGGGACGGTTCGACGGCACCGCGCTCTACGAGCACTCCGATCCCAAGCGGGGCGAGCAGCTCGATTGGGGTACCTACGTATTCGACTTCGGCCGGGCCGAGGTGCGCAACTTCCTGGTCGCCAACGCGCTGTACTGGCTCGAGGAGTACCACGTTGACGGCCTGCGCGTGGACGCGGTGGCGTCCATGCTCTACCTGGACTACTCGCGGCCCGCGGGTGGGTGGACGCCCAATGTCTACGGCGGGCGGGAAAACCTCGAAGCCGTGCAGTTCTTACAGGAGATGAACGCAACGGCGCACAAGACCGCACCGGGTATCGTCACCATCGCCGAGGAGTCGACGTCGTGGCCGGGCGTTACCCGCCCGACAAGCCTTGGCGGCCTTGGCTTCTCGATGAAGTGGAACATGGGCTGGATGCACGACACGCTTGACTACCTCAGCCGCGACCCGATCCACCGCAGCTACCACCACGGCGAGATGACCTTCTCGATGCTCTACGCGTTCAGCGAGAACTACGTGCTGCCGATCAGTCACGACGAGGTGGTGCACGGCAAGGGCACGCTGTGGGGGCGCATGCCCGGCAACAACCACACCAAGGCCGCGGGCTTGCGCAGCCTGCTGGCCTACCAGTGGGCTCACCCGGGCAAGCAACTGCTGTTCATGGGGCAGGAATTCGGGCAGCGCGCCGAATGGTCCGAACAGAGCGGCCTGGACTGGTGGCAGCTCGACGAGCAGGGCTTCTCCAACGGGATTTTGCGCCTGGTTCGCGACATTAACGCCATCTACCGCGGCCACCCCGCCCTGTGGAGCCAGGACACCATTCCCGACGGCTACTCCTGGATCGACGCCAACGATTCGGCCAACAACGTGCTGAGCTTCCTGCGTTACGGGAGCGACGGCTCTGTGATGGCCTGCGTGTTCAACTTCTCGGGCAGTGAGCACAGCGGTTACCGGCTGGGCCTACCGTACGCCGGCCGCTGGCGGGAGGTGCTCAACACCGACGCGACCGACTACAACGGGGCCGGCATCGGCAACATGGGCGGCGTCGATGCCACCGAGGATCCCTGGCACGGACGCCCGGCCTCGGCGGTGCTGGTGTTGCCGCCCACGTCGGCGTTGTGGCTCAAGCCTGAGTAG